Sequence from the Pristiophorus japonicus isolate sPriJap1 chromosome 10, sPriJap1.hap1, whole genome shotgun sequence genome:
actgctcaaggaacccgtcccttatgcactctatgaactcttcctcaaggctactctgaccaatttgatttgtccaatcagtatggaggttaaaatcacccatgattattgctgttccctttttacaagcccccactatttcctggtttatgctccaaccaacagagttgctactgttagggggcctatagactacacccaccagtgactttttccccttattattccttatctccacccaaactgtttcaacatcctgatcatttaagccaatatcatttctcactattgcagtgattccatcctttatcaatagagctacccccacctccttttcctttctgtctgtccttccggattgtcaaataccccataatatttaattgccagtcctggtcacattgcaaccacgtctctgtaatggctatcagatcatacccatttgtatttatttgtgccgtcaactcatctattttgttacgaatgctacgtgcatttagacaaagtgcctttaaatttggttttttgcccttttttcctgcttgtttcctctctccttcaaactcactttctttatatttgctttccaatttcagctttactcccctccctactgaatctattttcagattccTATCCTCCTGCCAAACTAGTTCaaactctccccaacatcactagcaaaccccccccccccgcccccccccgatgaggatattggtcccggctctgttgaggtgcaacccatccggcttgtacaggtcccacctcccccagaagcggtcccaatgcctcaggaaactaaagccctcccgcctgcaccatctttccagccacgtattcatcttctctattctcctatttctgttctcactagctcgtggcactgggagtaatccggagattactacctttgaggtcctgctttttaatctctctccaagctccctaaactctgcctgcaggacctcatccctcttcctacctatgtcattggtaccgatgtggaccatgacctctggctgttcaccctctcccccagaatgccctgcagccgctcagaatCAGAGGCCAGTTAAGACTCAGTTGCTGATTGAAAGCGGCAGGAACTGGGGCGAGATGAGAATTCTTTTTACGCATCaagttgttatgacctggaatgcgctgcctgaaagggtggaggaagcagattctatatagaaactttcaaaagaaaattggatgtgTATTTGAATACGAATAAGAAAAATGTgtagggcgatggggaaagagtaggggagtgggactaattggatagctctttcaaagatcaggcacgatgggtcaaatggcctctgaTTCTGTTATCAAATTcgtataaaattcttagatggcaaggtagatgctgagaggctatttccccTAGTTGGAGAATCTcgaactagggatcatagtctcaggataaggggtcggccatttagcactgagatgaggaggttgcatcactcagagggttatgaatctttggaattctctacccttttTGAATCTAAGGGAatgaaggaatatggggatagggcaggtaattggagctgagatagaagatcagcaatgatctttttgaatggcagagcaggcctgcagggccgtatggcttactcctgttcctatttcgtaaTTGAGGCAGTGACCACTGCACCTTCCAAGGGAAAAGTATATAAACATTTGAAGCAGTGGAAGATATAGAGTAAGATATAGAGTATTGCTCTAGCTATAAGAATGGCCtctttaacataagaacagaagaaataggagcaggagtaggccatttggcccctcgagcttgctctgccattcaataagatcatggctaatctgatcatggactcagctccacttccctgcccgctccccgtcatCCTTtcgttccttatcgctcaaaaatctgtctatctccaccttaaatatattcaatgattcagcctccagagctctctggggcagagaattccacagatttacaaccctctgagagaagaaattcctcctcatcttaatttTCAGTGGGCAACccattattctaaaactatgctccctagttctagattccccatgagtggaaacatcctatctgcatctaccttgtcgagctccctcattatcttatatgactcaataagaccacctctcattcttctgaactccagtgagtacaggcccaacctttcttcataagtcaaccccttcacctcaggaatcaacggagtgaaccttctctgaactgcctccaatgcaagtaaataagaagaccaaaactgtatgcagtactctaggtgtagtctcaccaataccctatacagttgtagcaagacctccctacttttatactctatcccccttgcaataaatgccaacattccatctgccttcctgattacttgctgtacctgcatactaactttttgtgtttcatgcacaaggacccccaggtccctctgtactgcaacactttgtaatttttctccatttaaataataatttgcttttttttttctaccaaagtggataacctcacactttcccacattatactccatttgccaaatgtttgcccactcacttagcctgtctatatccctttgcagattttttgtgtcctcctcacaacttgctttcccacccatctttgtattatcagcaaacttggctacattacactcggtcccttcatccaaatcattaatataaattgtaaatatttgacatcccagcaccgatccctgtggaaccccactagttactgtttgccaaccgaaaaattacccatttatcccgactctctgttttctgttagttagccaatcctctatccatgctaatatattacccccaaccccgtgaactttcatcttgtgcagtaaccttttatgtggcaccttatcgaatgccttctggaaatccaaatacaccgaatccactggttcccccttatccaccctgctcgttacatcctcaaagaaccacagcaaatttgtcaaacattatttccctttcataaaaccatgttgactctgcttgactaaattttgcttttccaaatgtcctgctactgctttcttaataatggactccagcattttctgtgcggTAAGATTTTATGGTTGTATGGTACTCCCAGGCATCTGCTGACATCAACTTGATCCAGCCAGTAGAAAGTGCATAAGGACTTCAATTTTATCCTTCAATTTTAACTTAGAGGAAATGGTAATGCAAAACCTCCACTCAGTATCCCCTCTTGATGACATGCCTGCATCCTATCAGTTCATAGTACATCACAGTGGAGCAGTTTAACCTTCCACACTGATTAACACTTCATACAGATCTTTTAAAATAAGTCCTTTAAAAGCATAATACTACTATAATGAACCTTTTCATTCATAATGCTAGCTGTTGTTGCAATTTATAATGTTTTGTTTAATTTGTGGGACAGGGAGTATAGTATGATACTGTTTATTCCAAGTGATGTGGAATATTAAAAGGAAGATTACTATATAAATAAAAAAGCTGCTTGTGTTTGTACTACTACTTCACACTCTTGCAGGTGTTAAGTGCTTATAATGTAAAAATTTATATAAATGAACGAATGAATAAAATATGAAGTAATGTATGCAGAGCCACAATGGGAAGATTAGaaaagatgaccaaaagctagctTTTGAAAGATTTTTGAAGGTGAAAAGAGAGTTGGAGGCATTTAAGGAAGGCATTCCAGTTAATACAATTGAGTCAGCCTTCACACAGCaatgtcaaccttggctcagtggtcgcactctcacctctgagtcaaaggtcatgggttcaagccccactccagacacttgagcacacaatctaggctggtacttcactgcagtactgaaggaatgctgcactatcagaggtgtcatctttcagatgagacgttaaaccaaggttccacctgccctctcaggcgacataaaagatcccacaagcgctatttaaagaagagcaggggagctctcttggtatcctggccaacatttatttctccaccaaaatgtaaaaacagatgatctgatcatttatttcattgctttttgttggaccttggtatACACAAATTAGCTGTCGCACAAAGTCAACATTTTCCCAATGGTATTTTCCATTTGATCTCTGGACTGACTATAAGTTACCTAGAAATTGGACAGGTAAAGATACAATCCAGACCATAAAGAGTGAATCTGAGAAAATTATCTGGAGTACAAATCTAAAAATATAATACACACTTCATGAACAAAGGCATCTGTAGATGGACTACAGAGGTGAGGATAACTGGGAAAGTTTTCATATAAATTGGGTTACAATTTCCATTAGGCAGAAATAAATATCATTGGAAGGTATGATGCAAAGAGCTTTAATTTTCTTAAATTGTTACAGCTTGTTAAATTGTTACAAATTGTTAAATTGGCTAATAGCAAATAAAAGTAGAAGCAAAATAGTAAAAAGTACTCCTTGAAATTACTCAGCAATTCTAAATGAATATGATTAGTTGTAGATGAAAAACACATGACAATAGAAAGACAGAAGCTGGAACAATGTTAATATGCCCAAATTCAATGACAAGAGTAGTAATTCTTGAATCTTCAACACAATTCTGAAGTTTTCAAGTAGTGACACAAACATATTAATTACTTGCATACTTCCGAATTAGCATACACAATATCAATGACTTCCTTGGTGCTGTAGTAATAACGAAACATCATGAATCCACGGAAGAAATAAATTAAACCTGAGAAAATAATAAAAGTAATCATTATAAAAGTCAACACGCACAAATATACCCAAATGTTTAATGAAAATAAATCATGCATGATGCACTAAATATTCTTTGTAACAATGCCTTCAACAGCCATACAGAAAACATATGAGTGAGACCTTCTATATGTAAGAGCTGCAGACATGTCAGATGCGATATATCATAAGTGAACTTGACTATGCAACCAGTGAGTGGTGGATTCATGACTTGATTACGCTGACCAGGTTTATAGAAATTGTGCACCACAGGTGGTTCCGCTTATTGTTCTTTTAAGTTTTTGGGGGAAGTTCAAAAGATGGCAAATAATTTTCATATTATGATTCCACAGAGATGGGGTAACATAGGAGTAGATTCAACATGCTGCCCAGGTGTAGAACAACTGCCCATTATAGAAACTGCCCGATTATCCTTTGGGCTGCTAATCTGCAACATCAGTTTTATGACCAGGTAGAAAGTTAAAAATCTACCCCACAGAATCTTATATCATTTGAGTGATTGTATGTACTGAAGGACTGAAGTATTTCAACCAATACTGTAGCAAGATTGGTCTTTATATCTATAAAACTAGAAAAAAAAAGTCTCCTGAAACTTTATCTTTCATTACATCCACTATACAGACACGAGCTTTTGTAATTAAACATGGCAGAAAGCAAGACTAAAGTATTGTTCTGGTAAGCTTCTGAACATTGCATCTATTATAATTATAAATTGGCACATTCTGCAGTAGCTAATGGAAAAGAACACCGTGGCTTTAATGAAAATGTACCGTTTTGGTGATCAGCAGCATCCACGTGGTTACCAATACCAGGCCAGTCTTCTTCTATCCGTTTTGGGTATCCTTGATCCATTGTTTCTGTACGTTCatcataactaataaacaaaagggcATTGTGCAATTATTTTTAGAAAGAGTGCTTGATAAGAATTTCTGTAACATTTACATTGAAATAAAGTTCAATCTCATACCTCCAGCATTTGTTTCCCACAAAGAAGAATGTCTTTCCAATCTCAGCAATTTGTAACGCTGCATCAATTTTCTTAACAGTTTTGGGAAAACCAAGATTATAGATAGTCTTAGGATACTCTGGTAAAATATCATATCCATTGACAGCCCAGTATTTGGTTCCTGTATAATTAAAATAATTGAAATAGCTTATGTGAATGCATCATGAAAAGAATTGCATACTTCAATCAAAATTTAACATACACAGTTCTTAAGAGCGAGATCTGAACTAATACGATTCAAACACATATACAATGTTTATTGATATTGTATAGAATGAAATAAGATATTTGGAAGTAAGAATAGGGGAAAGAAATACACCTTAAATGGAAAGTTTCATGGCTTCAGTTCAAACAAGGCCAAGGAAACCTCTTCTGATTACCACGTATCGCATTCCCTCAATTGACaaatcagtacttctccatgttgaacactacttgaaGGAAGAACCGATGGAAGCAAGGGCacaaatgtactctgggtggggcacTTTAATGTCCAGCACTAATAGTGGCTTTATAATACTAACACTGATTGAGCTGGCCAAGTGATGAGGGACATGGCTGCCAGACTGGGTATGTGCCAGGTGGGGAGATAACCAATATAAGGGTATAACATATTTGATCTTGTCTTCACCAGTCTACTTGTTTCAGACACATCGGCTCAAAATAGAATCTGTAAGAGTGACTACCATAAAATCCTTGTGAAGATAAAGTCTCATTTTCAgagtgaggacaccctccatcatgtaatATTGCACTACTGCCAACCTGGTGACTCTGCACACAGGGTGAACTGCATTAACTCCATCAACTTTGAACGCACCACGATCACtgagttccccaccatcaacagcctgggagtcatctttgaccagaaacttaacttatcaacactgtggctacaagagcagggcaaaGGTTATTGTACTCTGTGATGAGTGGTTCACCTTCTGACCCCTCAATGGCTTTCCACCATcagcaaggctcaagtcaggagtgcgatggaatactcgccactcgcTTGACAGGGTACAAAAGTTTCTCAATGAACTTACCCAGTTTAACATTTTTCCAAGCCTCTGCCCTTGTGTTGTTATTTTATCTTCATCTATAACTAAACATATTCATATAAATTTGATGCTGAGGTCATTAAAGGTGGTTGTTATTACcggcatagaatataaaaacaaTGCGATAATGTTGAAAATATACAAGTCCTTAGGTAAATGACAGAAtgttttcattggttgtaaagatgGTAACAAGAgagcacaaatttaagataatcacaaaaagaattaaaggggaaattaaaaaaaatttttttacgcAGAGTATGGGTAGAatttagaattctctgccacaaattcTGTTGATGCAGAGTCCATAAATTActtaaaaatggaaccaggcagtTGCTTGAAAAAAAGGACATTAAAGGTTATTCGGAGCAAGCAGGAGTGGAATTAGACTCATCTGGAGCAAAACACCAGTGTAGGCGGAATGAgccaaatggcccatttctgtgctataatattctatgattctatgtaagcaCAACACTGTTAACATTTCTGTAGGAAAGTACTCCAATCTCAGAAAACAGAAGCAATTTACATGTGATTGTAAAGAGATAAGGTAGCAAGCTGGGTTTGAACATTATCCTTTCATCTCTGCTATCTGAGTCCAAATCCATTCTAGCCTGATGCTGAACCACCTCTTTTGGTCCTTGGTAGATCACAGTCAAAACACCCTAGTGAAATCTCATACTGCAATGTGCATAAATTTAGTAAGAAATCATAGTACATAGGCACAAATAAAATGAATTTGAGAATCTCAGCCTAGCTCGTAGTCAATACGAGTCCACAAAACTTAATTGGTGCTAAATCAATTATTCAGAAAGACCAGAGGATAGTTAATTAGGACTCACGCTAGTGTCTGAGAAATTGTTGTTTTGAGATTGAAGGCATATTAAGGGCATAAGAAAAGTCACGgttgagaaaaggccatttggctcatcaaagTTCATCCCCTAGGACTCAaaactctcctcatacaacagccaGTTGCATTCTGGATGTCACTAATGTCTTTGCCCCTACTATCCTGCCTGGAAAATTATTTCAAACATTTATCACCCTTTGAGTAAAAAATGTCGTATCAGTTATAAATGTACTTTTCATTTATTTTCCCTGACCCAGACTTACATTAAACTGATCTGGGCTTATCTTGACTAGATTATCTATCTATAATATGTTAAAATTGGTACATTGGTAGAGCGTTCCATCAAAAGTCCTGTGTAAACATTCTCATGTTAAAATTCCCACAGTAATGGTGACATTTTACCTGTAACACTTCCTTGAAACGCCAGTAGGTGGCGCCTTAATAGGTCTTTAGTGTTAATCTGATCACTACCTGTGATATTACTGACAAAGCTTTGAATCTTTGGCGTGCAGTTGCAGGCCTCCCACTCTGTTTCAAAACTCCCAGTGTCTATTTGGCAGTCCCTACCTTCtttagttgtggctcagttggtagcacgcttgcctctgagtcaagattgtgagttcaagtaccactccaaaggctggagcacaaaaatctaggctgacactcttgtgcaatactgagagtgtgctgcactgaggtgctgtctttcggatgagacgttaatccgaggccctatctgctctctcaggtgtatgtagaagatcctatggcactatttcgaagaagagtgggggaaTTATCAATCgggatcctagccaatatttatccctcaatcaacatctaaaacagattatctggtcattatcacattgctgtttgtaggggcttgatgtgcgcaaattggctgctgcgtttcctacatttcaacggtgactacatttcaaaaagtacttcattggttgtaaagcgctttgggacgtctggtggtcatgaaaggcgttatataaatgcaagtctttctttttcctttatTCATTGCTTCGTGCCTGTAGGCAAAATTTACTCTTATTCCCTATtggctccagccagtggtccagccTTCACAGTTGAGCGAGATTTTCACTCTGCTTCACTCTCCAGGTTCACCATGCTCCTTTTTGCCACTTGTGTTCCTTCGCTGCCTTTCCACCCCAATCCTCCAGTCTGTTGGCTTTCTGAGGCCCATTCCAATTCCCAGCCACAAACCTCTGCTCTGCTGACCCTCCCTGCCCAGCTTATTTTCCTGGTCTGTAGAGTGACTTCGCTAATTGTTGGGGGAAAGTTGAGGAAGTTTAATCTATATCTGGCCCATGCCATACCTGACCTTGTAGTGTTCAATAGTTTCAGTGTTTCAATGCCTTGCATTAACATCCCTTACATTGAGTAGGAAAATTTACAAAGACATGAAAATAAATTTCTCAATATCACAAAAGCAGAAACTTGATGATTTATTTGTAGGAAAAATCTCTAACCTTCGAAAAATAGAGTGATGCCCTTATACAGGTTTTCATAGGAAGCATCAATTTTTAAGGGAAGATCTGGCCACAGAGATTGAATTGTCATCTGCATTGAATGTGGTATTTGTGGGTGAACACGCCAAAAGAACCTAAGTAGAAATTCCAAAGATTAGTGCTATACCATTGTTTCTAATTATTGATATTTagttacctaagaacataagaaataggagctggagtcagccatttggcctttgagcctgctctgctattcaacaagatcatggctactccaaaaaaattgtgcgagtcatggccaaagttgggccctatATTCCGAAGCAGCCTGAAGATTGAGTCCGGTGAAAGATAagttaaacaaaagcaaaataccacaaATACTGGAAATCTAAATTAAAACAGAAAttgtagaaatactcagcaggccaggtagtatctgtggagagtaaaacagagttaacgtttcaggtcgatgaccttttattaGAACCGGAAAAAGCTcgagatgtaacaagttttaagcaagtgtaagggagggaaagggggaggggagggaagaacaaaaagaAAGATAGGGATTGGGTGGAATGCAGGAGTAATTAaattacaaaagggatgatggtgaacAGAAAAGGTGGTGGTAATGGGCCAAGAAAGGAAACAAAAGAGGGTCTGGAGGAGCTGAAAATGAcaaaagcagaatcattaccagcaactGCTGTCCAAAGAAATGGGAGCAGTGATTGTGATTTGAAGTTGTTGAACTCAATTTTGAATCCAGAAGATTGTAAGTTAATGTCCCTTGTCTTTTCTTCTTTTTGTAGGGTCCTGAGGCCAGTGGCCTGGATCACAGCTCCAGGCATCTGAGGCCTAAAGCTGCACTCCTGCTTCTGCCCTCACCACCGGCGTGTCCCAAACCCCACCACCCCTTAGATTCAGTGCAAGGCCCTGTCAGGGGATTGGCCTGTACCAGGATGATGCCCAAGCCATGCAAATGGCTATGGCCAGGATAACTTGGCCACACTCTTCCCTCTGTCGGCACTTGGCAGGGAGACCGGGAGGAAACTTGTCCCTTTCATCTTATTAAGACCATGGATTTACTCCCAAAATGTTAAACTATCATTTCTCTTTTCAGGTGCTGACAGACATGCTgtatatttccaatattttctgatttcagatttccagcgtttgcTTCCTTTTCTCATTAACACTCTACCAACATTTGTAGAATATTCTCAAAATCCTGATAAACGCATGAATTTGCAGAGAAAATTATTCCATACCTGTCTTTGAAGAACATTCGTTCTCCACGTATCTGACTGACTGCATCGAAGGACAGAAGGGGATCACACTTCTCTGGAGTCTTTGGATGAGGTTTTGGGTCAGGTTTCTTTGATGAACCTAGGTTAGCATATTTAAAACATTCCTAAATATTCATTTTACACTGACATGAAAAATAAATGACTTTAATTTGTACTGAATGCTGGATATTTATTACTGGGCATCATTATGCCAAATAGGATGCTGACAGTATATAACATTTGTCTACTTTTGCTGTGTGACTGATTTTGACTCATATTTTCAAATGATAAGATTAATTTATTGCTAACATAACATAAATCATAGTTTACATGATCTTAAATATCAGATTAAAATTCTTACCATGTAACCCTAAAAAACATTTGTGATTATATGGCAACATGAACTGTAGCAGTTTCCATTAATTTTTGTAAGCTATTATTTATAATCTTTGCGATAGAAAAGTGATTTGGACCTACCGTACAGTGCCTGAATTCCCTGAACGTCATCGAATGACAGTCTGAAGTTTTGAATACTAGAATATGAATATGTGGGGAACATCAAAGCTCCCACATCTTGAGAATGAGCCATTCCCAGAGCGTGGCCAAATTCATGAGCAGCCACCATGAATAGGTTGTATCCTGCAAATCCATACAAAATTGTTCTATTATAACAGCCCTTTTCCAGAATTCTATTATGAGACAGAGAATATTAAAGCCTCAGATTAAAATGACAGGTTCTAAGAAAGATGATTAGTATAAAGTCACAACAcaatgggctcagttttccccagtgatttgtgccatttttttggagcaggctgctttttttggcctaagttaaaaatccacagtttccataatcaatttgcaccagtgtaactcagttcgttatgatttttttaggtaagtttttttttcagccaaagggggcgtaacctcccaccagcaccaattctggccacttaggcaagtttggccagctgagagttactccagttttgcTTAGGCCAACGGATGTGGTCTCTGCAGAAAAATCTTAcgcagagttaaagaaatcggtgtaagtaaggaaattggcgcaggtaagtgcagcagatgcccggacagcagcaggaggaaagatgagaggaggagagagagagagatgggaggtggaaggggttgtgggggtggttgggggtgggggggggaagcctttcgggtgcagttaggtgtggggactgggagggaggtcattcggcctgggctaggggcgggaagcggaccgGACCTGGACCGGCACGAAATCGGGGCCACAGATCGGCGGGAAGGCACCAGAGAGGCTCGGGGTGAAGGGAGCAAACTGGCCACCAcgaaatcgggggccacagagtggcGGGAAGGCACCAGAGAGGCTCGGTGGGGGAGGGCACTCACCGCAGCTGAGCAGGAAGGCACCTCATtcggagctctactgcgcatgcgcagccatttcagcgacgtcaagaacgtcagttttctcccctgcgcatgcgcagaaggcccggctcctttttccagcgcagaccgcaggcCCCATCCcctgaggcgactggccacgctgcacagctgcagattagaggccaaacatcgggcGAAACTGCGGAGATTTATTTCTGCCGcatttatttacctaattaagcAGCGCAACGcttgcaatatgccagaaaatgggctcggggaaaattgagcccaatatctttaGTTTGACCTAGAGAGCTGAATCTGTGGATTGATCATTCACATCATCCATGGACAATTTTGTATTTGGAAAGTCCTGTTGCTGAACAAGTTGTGTCAGAGATAAGTTCTAAAATTAGTATTTTATCTTTTGTGGATTGACTCTATTTCTATTCTAAGTTTTAAGATTTTGCTGTCACATACTGTTTCTGTATATTATTCTATTTGTAAGTAAATCTGGCCACTAGTTTTAACCTTTCAGAGAAGATAGGAGAATGTAATGGGCACCCACATTGTCTCCAATGTCCAATGTTGCAGTAAAAGGGTAATAGGAATTATTGACCATACTATTTCAAACACAGCATGTATAACAATGCAAATATTCTGATCATAAGAGACTCAATCTGCTAATAGAACCTTTTTTTTGCTACAAACAGAGGGTAAACATTTTGTGAGAAAGCTCAAATTATAACTGCAAAGTTTATAATCTAGTCCTATGGTACTGGTGATATGGTAAGGGAAGAGGTTGAAAGGGAAGAGGTTGAAAGGGCAGCACCGCACAGCACAGCACCAAAGTAGCTCTCCAAAGGGAGTTGGGAGAATTGAAATACAGATAGCTGTGAACCACTCCCTTGCACCTCTGACCAGCGAACTAGAGTTAGTAGAGGCCTTGATAAGGTTCTCTACTCACTCAACTCGCTTAAGAATGGTAAGTGGTGCAGGGAGACCTAAACTACTGCAAACATAGCTActtaaaattttaaaaaatgtacaaattaaaaaatatatttgaaaACGGTATACATATAGATATACTTTGATATAAAAGCACTTTAATATTGATATGGTGACTGCTTTTTCTCAAAACGATATAACCTGTAGAAGCTTTTCAGACTATATTCTGCAACAACTGAGTTTGTTTACATTATTTAAACTCTGTACCTGTTGAGTCTATTGACCAAGTTTCATCTTCATCAAAATGAGTGTCACCTCCAAGGTCTGGTCCTGGTGCAAAGGCATGTGCCAGAAATCCATCAGGTCCATCAAATGGATACCCATCTCCATGTACTAGCAGCAAAAGAAAGTTGAAAAGATAAACCATTATAGTACATGATTGTGCTTCCCTACTTTAGTTCAATGTCAAACTGCTGTTAAGTTACCTCTAGGTGAAAAGGAGATCCTAATATCAGCTTCACCCTCCAAAATCTTGGTGAAAGTCAATGGTGTGACATCACTCCATActttgaaagcctccctgatagccaTGTTCACTTGATTCCGTTCAATATCTGGTGTGTAGTTGATGATTCTTTT
This genomic interval carries:
- the LOC139275117 gene encoding collagenase 3-like, yielding MSPIKKKMKCFLVPILLILLNFTFTFGFPLPSEISQNDFDFAKQYLKQFYHLEDDSFKDLQTSNDALKAKVKKMQKFFGFLVTGELDSATLEIMKRPRCGVEDFLQYNHFEGKLKWQHKNLTYRIINYTPDIERNQVNMAIREAFKVWSDVTPLTFTKILEGEADIRISFSPRVHGDGYPFDGPDGFLAHAFAPGPDLGGDTHFDEDETWSIDSTGYNLFMVAAHEFGHALGMAHSQDVGALMFPTYSYSSIQNFRLSFDDVQGIQALYGSSKKPDPKPHPKTPEKCDPLLSFDAVSQIRGERMFFKDRFFWRVHPQIPHSMQMTIQSLWPDLPLKIDASYENLYKGITLFFEGTKYWAVNGYDILPEYPKTIYNLGFPKTVKKIDAALQIAEIGKTFFFVGNKCWSYDERTETMDQGYPKRIEEDWPGIGNHVDAADHQNGLIYFFRGFMMFRYYYSTKEVIDIVYANSEVCK